The following is a genomic window from Canis lupus baileyi chromosome 16 unlocalized genomic scaffold, mCanLup2.hap1 SUPER_16_unloc_3, whole genome shotgun sequence.
GTCAGATAATAAACTCCCTAATACAAAAGTCAAACTAGAAGTAGAGGGAAGAAACTCCAAAAGATACCTGTAAATCTTACAActgaaaacaaactaaataaaaGCCATTTCTCTCTCCTGGATCCAACCACTacttctttggttttggtttttgttccaCTTAGATTGCAATGTCCTAAAAGCAGAATTGTAATCATGAATATATTTCCTGTAATAACTTAGGGACACTTACAGAAGTAGTCCCTCTATTATCAGAGAACACAGCACATTCTGTTAAGTTGCTAAAATGGAACTGGGTCCTGGGAATTTAAAATTAgcattatgtatatttaaatggCTGCGTAAGAGCACCCTGCACATGACCTTGATTATTAAATGAATGACACTTTAAAGTCAACTCGGTGTGTTGACTGTAAGGCTTTGCGGAGAAGAAAAGTGTTCTAGAAGATCCATTGTTAAAATAGCAGCAGAAGCACTGTATGATACCTTCAAGTGGGCCAACTGGGTAGTTATTGAAACCAAGTCACAGCTGGGACTATTACAGTTACTGGCACAGTTGTGAGGTGATAATCTTCTCATATGTCCTCTTGGTGATAATAGGACCCGAAAAGTCAGTGAAGGAAGAAAAGTTGTAAATTATCACAGAGCTACACTTTGACCTCCTGGAAGAGGGCTTTAGGTTGATTTCAATGTTTCTAACATCTTGCAGAATTTATAGCAACCACTTTCACTGTTTTGTGTTTGCTAAAagtgtaactttaaaaaattactttaaaagtgagtggctcagtcagtggggcattcgacttttgattttggctcaagtcatgatctcagggtcatgggatggagtccagtgttgggctctctgcttagcaaggagtctgtctgggattctctctctctctctctacttctgccccttccctgttcATGCaagtgctcgctctctctctcaaataaataaataaatctttaaaaaataaaagtgagctttaaaattcattcttctctttgtttttttttaagattttatttatttattcataagagacagagacagagacagagagagagagagaagcagaggcataggcaaagggagaagcaagataTCTGCGGGAGCctggatgtgggactagatcctggacctcaggatcacgccctgaaccgaagatagatgctcaaccattgagccaccaggagccATTCTTCTCTTTGGCAATTGTAAATTTTTTAGGGAAGATGTTATCATCGTAAGTGatgttgaagaaatatttgaaggacctgaaaacataaaactcttacaagaaaagagggaagagctccttgacattagtcttgatttctttatttgattttttgacaTTGATGATAATTATTTGGGTATGACACCAAGACCAcaagcaacaaaagtaaaaaataaacaagtgagactacatcatACTAAAAGACTTCTGCACAacgaaggaaaccatcaacaaaagcaacctactgaatgagagaaaatatctgtaaatcataTTCTGATTAAATATATccgaaatatataaggaattcatacaactcaatagcaaaataacaacagtaacaacaacaattaaaaaatgagtaaagaacttgaacagacatttttttcaaagaagatatacgaATGGTCaatgaatacatgaaaaggtgctcagtatcactaatcaccaaggaaatgcaaatcaaaatcataatgagatatcactgaaCACCTGTTAGATAAGCttatcaaaaaggcaagagagaaTAAGTcctggaaaggatgtggagaaaagggaaccctcttgcactgttggagggaatgtaaactggtgcagccactgtggagaacagtatggaagtttctcaaaaaaaactaaaagtagagCTACCATACCATCTTAGCAGTTCTacctctgggtatttatctgaaggaaataaagtCACTATCTTGAAGGGATATTTGCAATTCGTGTTTGTtgtatcattatttacaataagcaaaatgtgaaaaCAGCATAAATGACCATcaaaggatggatggataaggagaatgtggtgtatatacacacatacacacaatagaatattgttcagccataaaaagaaggaaatctgcaTGTTTGACAACATAGATGTATTCTGAGGGcgttatactgagtgaaataagtcagacacaaagagacaagtactatatgatctcatttacaggtgaaataaaaaaagattaaatagaaaCAAGTAGATTGGTTAGTTGCCAGGGGCAGGGAGTTTGGAGAAATTATTGAAGATGATCGAAAATTATAAACGTTTacttataaaatgagtaagttctaaAAATCTAATATACAATATAGAGTATGGTTATTATAGTTAGCAGTACTGTATtatgtacttgaaagttgctaagagggtagatctggaaagtacacacacacatacacacacaccacaataatgctgaggaaagcagaaatacttgaattcaaaataaaaactcagtacTTTCCTTTCTTGCTACCACAAGTTTTGATCACAAATGAACCAGATGATATCTACACACTGCTTTGGCCCACTTAGCTGACCTGAtacccatatttatttttaaattaatgtttgtcTCTTTGCATATTCTCTCTGGTTGGCCTTATGTGgtaattcagaaatatatttagacCAAAAACCTCTTATACTCCATTTATTTCATGCCGACTTTATAACACAAATAATTGCagattcaaagtaattattttattagtatattCAACAGACCCATGTTAAGGATATGCCATGTTTACCATGATCTTGTAGAAGATACTCAGATAAATAAGAATAGAACCCCCACATAATTCATATTTAAGTAGGAGAATTTAGTCACCTACcaacaaactgtttttttttttttaaggaaaatcttaAGAGTTTTAGTAAAGTTTTAGAAAAGTTCATTGGAAAGAGACCCCTTAGAATTGCCAGAATCAGAGATGTTACGGAGACAATGAGATTTGAGCTAAAAGTTTGAAATCCTTTTCTTACATATGCATGTTCAATTGTTTTTATCATAAGCAATAAATAACAAGTGTACCTCTCTGAATGCCCTGAAATCAGCTCTGAGCTatgtgaataatttttaagaggaaaaaaaaaacctactaatGCTCTTTTTCATAGAGGGCTATAGTTAGTAAACTTTTTTCCCATATCTGTATAGCCATAACTGAGTTTTTAGTAAGTATTTCCAAATAGAAATGCCCCTCTAATTTTATCTCTGGCTTTCAGAACCCAACATCTGTGCGTGGTTTCAAAGTGGTGAAGTGAGGGTTTGCTGGCAGGGCAGGCAAGCCCTGGGAAACTCTTATTTCATAACAATATCACTTGGCTATGGGGCTAAAGACACAAAAGACAAGGGAATAGTTTCAtgtgagatgggggaggggatatCTAAGAAATTCCTTCCCTCTGAAATTGCTTTCGAAGGAAGATGGCCATTTGCTAGCATTCCATCTCATTATGCTATGACCAGAAGGCTGTGCAGCTCCCTAAAGGCAGATGCAAGGATGTATCATATCAAGTAGCTTTCTTTGGAGAACTTCCAATCGTGTTGTCCTGGCAGGACAGATAAAGTACATatggaggatgcctgggtggctcagcggttgagcatctgcctttagcccagggcatgatcccgggatccaggatcgagtcccacattgggctccccgcttggggcctgcttctccctctgcctgtgtctctgcctctctctttctctcatgaataaataactaaatcttttttaaaaaataaagtacatatggAGATGTAAACTAATTGTAAAAGGAAAGATGGGTGTACAAACTGGCAATTCACTAGAGACGGCAAGACATACACAACTGAGTTAAGAGACCAGACTCTGATTTTGTATGTACTTAGGCAAGTAAAAATCCTCTAGATGccatttcctcagctgtaaaataagAGGCTTGGACTAGAGTCTTCCAGGCCTGCATTTGCTGAAGTGAAGAGCTCCCAGCAGAGGAAGGATGGCAtttcaagagaaaaggagaagggagtGTGTATCTGTAGGGGGAAAGGCTTAAGAAATGCATGGACATAGGAATGTGTAAAGTTATTTGGAGCCTAGGGTGCAAAGCAGTCTGTCCTTAGCCTTGGCTGTAGACATCCCCGCACCCTGCAGAGCCGGTCTCCAAATAGCTTCCCAATTACAAATCCAGGGCATTGCCTCTTCTtactctcctccctcccacacaTGTTCCTATTTCAGTCTGCATCTTGGGACAATTACAAGCCTCAAATCCAAGCATTTCTAGGGTTGTTATCACAACTTCAGGATAGGATAAGCATAGCCCCAAAGTAAATGAAGGAATCCAGAGCTGAAGCCCATGAAAACAGCCCATGTTGGTGCCAACAAGAAACATCACACATGTTCCAACCTAGATTCACCTAGTAGGTCTTCGGTGAATTGAGGGTCAGGCTTGTGAACGAAGTGTACATGGCGCTAGGCAAAGAATCAGATGACCTGTATTTATGTCTTATCCAGCTCTGCCCTCAGGTATGTTGGTTGGTCTCACTGAGATTCAGTTTTCCCACGTTCCATAGGACAATATTGTCTTTGACTCtttcagatgttttttttttttttgaggcataaTATAAACTATTCAATATACATGGAAACTTTTTTGGAAAACATAAAGTGCTAAGCCAGGTAAGGAGTTTTCCAGATATGCTCACATATATTGAATTTATGCTTTATGGTAGTTGctagattttctctttaaaacagtAATAACTTTACTAGTTTTATTGCAGTACTCTTCCCAAAACATTTCCAATTATTATACGCTCTTATTACATTGAGGCTTCTCCCCACCCACCAGTGGTTAGCGATGTGAATGGAGGTAGAGGTTGTAAAAATGTGTGATGATGCAATAGAAATATGCAGGTAGAGATGAGTGTTTAGATAAACGTATTTGGAACTGAGTACTGTAAAATGCTAGATCTAAGAGCAGTCATTGACTTAAAATCcatctgtgaaaaatgtttattgactttCTCAAATGTGGTAACagtaagcttttttttctttaacatcctATAAATAATAATGTGCTGTGCTTTTATCAGTAGGTAGCAACATAACTAGGTAATATAAACTCACTTTCCAAATGTAAACAATAAGCcttcagaaattatttaattGACATTGCGATAGCTTTCTAAAAATTGTCTTTGgccattttaatttcataataatattatCACATTTCTCATTGCAGCTCTGTGGACACAACTGTCTAGAGCATGGTAGGATCTTCATATTCAATAGCTATAATGAGataattatctattttatctttggATTGAATAGTCTGACTTGTTAGAATTGAGGGCACAACTTTAAaggcagtttttattttgtttgcataaGTTTTCCTTCCACCAGtagcatattaaatatatttacaaaacacCACGATGTTCTTTACCAATCAAAATCTTAAACtataaataatttccttaaatatataaagatgctCACTTGGTAAGCATTGATTCCGTGgctactatgtgtcaggctgTTATTACAGAGAGAAATAAGAATTCATCTCCCCTGTTAAGAGGTCTCACAGACTGATGGGAGGAACAGATATTCCATAGCTCAGATCATGAGAGCTATGATTAGGGCAGTAGGCCCACAGTCAGCAGCCATGAGAACCACTGAACTGGCCTGGTGATACCCCTCTGGGCAGGTCACTGTGGACATCAAGGAAAACAGTCAAAGCCTTTTGAAAGCTACAGAAAAAGCACAATATACTTTGCCTTTCCAGACTGTTGTGagatatgcttaaaaaaaaaaaaactacgaattgcctctgggaggctcagtcagttaagcatctgactcttggtttcagctcaggtcacgatcttcagttcctgagatcaagacttgcccATCTGGCTCCATGATCAGTACagcctctgtttctctgcctctccctctgcccttccccctgcccatactctctctctctctttttcaaataataaataaatctttaaaaaaaaaagttatctgcaCCCTCAATcagacataattatttttaaaaaggttataatCAGgcatatcaaattttaaaaatatttttgaaatagctttGAACAATATGAGACTAATACATAAGACTATATTTTGGTTTGGCAAAaggtgaaaatgaagataaatctgTATCTTTATTTAAGCATTAAAGCCCAATATAGTAAAAGCAACAAATAAAGatgcatataaaaatgtgaaaggagaCAAAGCCATATATCTGTATGCATGTAAAATACACGTATGTGCAAGAAACAGGATATACATTTAtcaatataatttctattttttacagACTGTACACACAGTAAGAGAAATCTCTAACTCCCTGAAGTTTTGGTATCATTTGCAGACAATTACTACGGCACGCCAAAGCCTCCAGCAGAACCAGCaccattattattaaatgtaacAGACCAGATACTTCCGGGAGCCACTCCAAGTGCTGAAGGAAAACGGAAGAGGAATAAATCAGTGAGCAACATGGAGAAAGCCAGTATAGAGCCTCccgaggaagaagaggaagagaggcctGTGGTCAATGGAAATGGAGTAGTAGTAACACCAGGTTAGTCATttaacatatgtacatatttatatgtatgattGATTATAGTTAACCTCAGAGAGAGAGGATTCTAATATCAAATGGAAAGGACATAATTCTTGTATcccttttattagttttaatttcgACATATAAACCAATTAGTTTATGTTCCTCGGTTTTTTGTTTCATATACACAGTATTAATAGAAATCTAATGAACTATttctacattttagaaaatattacaagTCATGAATATGATTGTATAAAGTTCTGGGATCTTTGCTAATTAAAATTAGGTAAAATCTATCCTTAGAAATCTTACTATACTCACTGTTCTGGAAAAAGAGGTTGTTTCATGTGATTTAGTTAACAACTTCAATGAACACTGTACTCAAAATGACTAGAGCTACACCAtgtctgtatatttttctctccacCCTTACTATCTAATCTGGCAATGTGGAGAAAGCATCTTTAGACATTGACTTCGTAAAGGCACCTACCCTTGAACAAGGAAAAGGcttgttatcttttttatttatgatctaTCATATCACATATATAAAGAAGAGCAGGCAGATATAAAGTGTGTTTGCACAAGGGTATGGCTTTGctattttcttgtgcttattaCTAACTGAGTgccaaattttattataattataaaattagttttttttccttacattacTTATGATTAAATGTTAAAGCAAAACtatggcattctttttttatatacttttttaaaagattttatttatttattcatgagacacacagaaagagagagagagagagagagagagaggcagagatagaaacaggctccatgcaaggagcccgacgtgggacttgatcccgggtctccaggatcacgccccgggctgaaggcagcgctaaactgctgagccacccaggctgccctaactaTGGCATTCTTATAGCCTCTAAGCTTGGAGTAAATTTCCAAagttttattagttatttattttttaataacagcatACTAGTAGGCATTGAAAATCTAAGAACTGAAAagctcttgaaaaaaatgttaacacatgAACTTctcatacatattatttttttaagattttatttatttattcgtagagacagagagagagagagagagagaggcggagaagcaggccccattcagggagcccgatgtgggactcgaccctgggtctccaggatcacaccccaggctgcaggtggagctaaactgctgcaccacgggggctgccccacaTAATTCATAATTATGAATAAGGAAGGTTAAGAAATAAGCTTATGAAatgttgataaaaataatagagcatgaaaattaaaatactacgTCACTATAGAAACTGTacaatgataattaaaaatagagacatCAAAATAGTTGTAGGaaatatactattattatttaatatattattattaattacaaaaatgtttttcctcaaaCATAGGGAGACCAAAATCTAATCTATTCCAATCAGTgtgtaaaaccttaaaaagtgATTTCATCTTGATTTCTCAGAGGAGGACAGCCTCCTCCATAAATGCAATGGTGAAAAACTTATGCTCTGTTCCTACCAATCACCAATTTCTGTATATAAATGCTAAAGATCACTATTGTACATAATGTAACTTGCTTACTAAAGACCCTGTGCCGGAAAAAAATGTGATGCGGTTCAGAAGGTGAAGAACTAAGTAAATGTATATGAGAGGAAAGCAATTTATAGGTCTATAGGTAATTTTCAAGCAATTAGATACCTTTTCTGTTCTGATTCTGAAATATCtttgtcaaaatatttatttttcattatgtaatgGATTTTGAATTAAGTTGGTAGTACATAGTTTTCTTAGCTATCTTTGATATGAGAAGCAAAATGATTCAGCCAAGTGGAAGCAgtaatcacaaaaaaacaaagttggagatcAAAAAGCAGTTACAGAGTTTGTTACTGATTAATACCTTAcagctaaaaacataaaatatttgcccTTGGTTGGGCCTGAATCGTTGGTTTCTATTGCATTTCTACTCTGTATAAGGCAAATCAAATGAAGTATTCTTGacatacatttatttgtaaattagaaatttatttaattggGCGTCATAGTAAATGTAGAAAGCACCATTCCTTTCAATTCATATATTAGACATAAGGaattgggtttggtttgtttgtgaGTTTGGGCTAGGCAGGAGGGGTCCCAAGGTACATGGATTGGTTTGCACTCTTCTTAAGCAGCCCTAACAGTATGTCTGTCCCTGGACCTCTCAGCCTGAGGACGGTAGAGAACAACTACCCAGGCCAACTCTGGGATGTCTGGATAGTCAATAGATGCCACAAATGCCAACAGATGCTTGCAGTGGCTCTGTAAGCCTGGCTGGACTTCTCTGTCCCTTATGGGAGATGAGACATATGTAAATTAGGCGGCTCTTTGCCCAGTGTTCAAAGATGGAGAAAACAGCCCCAAACCAGAAATTGGTCCTTCATCCTTTAttagaatatccaatagaaactTTAGGGTTCACATTGCCTCCTTCCCATACATATTCACTCAGATCTTCATCTTTTGAACTTTGTCACGTTTTTTTCTAGCATAGGGTCTTTATCCTGCCTTTTTTCTTCCCATACATGTTTACCAGATGTAAGACACTTTAAACAATATTGAGAAAATTCTTGCTTAAATTTTAGTTACCGCCCTGTATCAACTAAGAGCCTATAATACTAATTAACATCAGATGTCAATTCAGAGCATAAATAGTACAATCGATGAGGTGCATTTAGAAAGTGAGAAAAGCTTACTGAGGTACTTTTATTCCATTACATAAAAATGCTGATAATACcgataataaataatgtaaaaattaacCTCTTGTGGATGCTAACCATGTTCTAGAAACTCTTTAACTTCATTATGTGTACTAGTTCAGTTATTTCTCCTAACAGATTTTACGGGTTAGGTACTATTTCATAGAATAGGACACTGAGGCACACTactgttaagtaatttgcccagaaactgggatttatttataggaaatatcgATCCAGAAGCATGTTCTTAGCTGCTATGCTATCTGAGTGTAATAGCACCAATAGAAGCATAAATACATTTCTCAGCAACATGTACGTACATGATCATTATTTTACTTGTACCTCTTTAAAAGTGGCATTATTAGTTTCTACCTACtacaagtttcttatttctttcatttctggaaatcaTGTACAACTCCACTTATGTGGCTCTGTGGTTATTAAAAAAatcgtatttttaaaaaatattctgcatgCATTTAAGCATCAAGCCTAccaatcttgggcagccctggtggcatagAGGTTTAatgaagcccggggtgtgatcttggagatccaggattgagtcccatgtcaggcttcctgtatggagtctgcttcttcctctgcctgtgtctctgtctctatgaataaataaaatcttaaaaaaaaaaaaaaagcctaccaaTCTTTAACTCCTTATGTTTTACTGAAATGAATTATTCTCGCTAGGTAAATAAAGGTTTTAGAA
Proteins encoded in this region:
- the LOC140629560 gene encoding membrane-associated guanylate kinase, WW and PDZ domain-containing protein 2-like; its protein translation is MELEKSGALLESGTYEDNYYGTPKPPAEPAPLLLNVTDQILPGATPSAEGKRKRNKSVSNMEKASIEPPEEEEEERPVVNGNGVVVTPVTVLRSGPRNTRTHPVPITFAGLLTMLRTA